The Amycolatopsis sp. 195334CR genome window below encodes:
- a CDS encoding ABC transporter permease, translating into MTHPLLGTRHLVRLALRRDRITMPVWIVLLGVIPAAVAGSYGELYRTEAERQSLTTGMAANPSLNLIYGPPFDLSDAGGFTVWRYGTIIPFFLAMACVFTVTRHTRQEEDTGRQELLSSAVLGRFAALTAAVLTGALTAFGTGLLTVVALTGAGVPAAGAVAFGAAISLTGLVFTGVAAVTAQLAEYARTANGLAMAVLGIAFLLRAIGDAAKDVGWLSWLSPIGWSTQVRPFAGERWWVLGLLLGAAIATGAVAYFLSTRRDVGLGLLPARPGPATAATGLRSPLALAWRLHRGSFVGWTIAFAVMGALFGSLAAGIGDVVGESQATKEIFERMGGADKIVDAFLGTLGQIFAIIASMYGVQAALRMRSEEVAVRVEPVLATRVGRLRWTAGHLLFALLGSAVMMAVAGALAGLLHGLRVSDVANQVPSVLGATMAQLPAVWVVIGVTVLLFGLLPKYAAVAWAVAGVFVTLSLFGPVLQLSQTALNLSPFTHIPKLPGAEFTATPLVWLTGIAVVVFGAGLIGFRRRDIG; encoded by the coding sequence ATGACGCACCCGTTGCTCGGCACGCGGCACCTGGTCCGCCTCGCGCTGCGCCGCGACCGGATCACCATGCCGGTCTGGATCGTGCTGCTCGGGGTGATCCCGGCGGCGGTCGCCGGTTCCTACGGCGAGCTGTACAGAACCGAGGCCGAACGGCAGTCGCTGACCACCGGCATGGCGGCGAACCCGTCGCTGAACCTGATCTACGGGCCGCCGTTCGACCTGTCCGACGCCGGTGGGTTCACCGTCTGGCGCTACGGCACGATCATCCCCTTCTTCCTGGCCATGGCCTGCGTGTTCACCGTGACCAGGCACACCAGGCAGGAGGAGGACACCGGGCGGCAGGAGCTGCTGTCCTCGGCCGTGCTCGGCCGGTTCGCCGCGCTGACCGCGGCGGTGCTCACCGGCGCCCTGACCGCGTTCGGCACCGGCCTGCTCACCGTGGTCGCGTTGACCGGAGCCGGGGTGCCCGCCGCCGGCGCGGTGGCCTTCGGCGCGGCGATCTCGTTGACCGGACTCGTTTTCACCGGCGTCGCCGCGGTCACCGCGCAGCTCGCCGAATACGCGCGTACAGCCAACGGGCTGGCCATGGCGGTGCTCGGCATCGCCTTCCTGCTCCGCGCCATCGGGGACGCGGCGAAGGACGTGGGCTGGCTGTCCTGGCTGTCACCGATCGGCTGGTCCACCCAGGTCCGGCCGTTCGCGGGGGAACGGTGGTGGGTGCTCGGGCTGCTGCTCGGAGCCGCGATCGCGACGGGGGCGGTCGCCTACTTCCTGAGCACGCGCCGGGACGTGGGCCTCGGCCTGCTGCCCGCGCGGCCCGGCCCCGCCACCGCCGCCACCGGCCTGCGCAGCCCGCTCGCGCTGGCGTGGCGGCTGCACCGCGGTTCGTTCGTCGGCTGGACCATCGCGTTCGCGGTGATGGGCGCGTTGTTCGGCTCGCTCGCGGCCGGGATCGGCGACGTGGTCGGCGAGAGCCAGGCGACCAAGGAGATCTTCGAGCGGATGGGTGGCGCCGACAAGATCGTCGACGCCTTCCTCGGCACGCTCGGGCAGATCTTCGCCATCATCGCGTCGATGTACGGGGTGCAGGCGGCGCTGCGGATGCGGTCGGAAGAGGTCGCGGTCCGGGTGGAGCCGGTGCTGGCCACCCGGGTCGGGCGGCTGCGCTGGACCGCCGGTCACCTGCTGTTCGCGTTGCTCGGCTCGGCGGTGATGATGGCGGTGGCCGGGGCGCTGGCCGGGCTGCTGCACGGGCTGCGGGTCAGCGACGTGGCGAACCAGGTGCCGTCGGTGCTCGGCGCGACGATGGCGCAACTGCCCGCGGTGTGGGTGGTGATCGGGGTGACCGTGCTGTTGTTCGGCCTGCTGCCGAAGTACGCCGCGGTGGCGTGGGCGGTGGCCGGGGTCTTCGTCACGCTGAGCCTGTTCGGGCCGGTGCTCCAGCTGAGCCAGACCGCGCTGAACCTCTCGCCGTTCACGCACATCCCCAAGCTGCCGGGTGCCGAGTTCACCGCGACGCCGCTGGTGTGGTTGACCGGGATCGCGGTGGTGGTGTTCGGCGCCGGGCTGATCGGGTTCCGCCGGCGCGACATCGGCTGA
- a CDS encoding response regulator transcription factor: MIRVLIAEDMHMIRGALTALLAMEDGVEVVAELDRGDQIVPAALRTRPDVAVLDIGLPGLDGLSAAEALHEQLPDCRTLVLTGMNQPGHLLRALSAHVRGFIVKNAPAETLADGVRRVAAGERVIDPELLAMALETGSSPLTPRETDVLRAADSGIATGEIARRLSLSPATVRNYLSNAIGKVGARNRIDAIRIARDAGWL; the protein is encoded by the coding sequence GTGATCCGGGTCCTGATCGCCGAGGACATGCACATGATCCGCGGCGCGCTGACCGCGCTGCTGGCGATGGAGGACGGCGTCGAGGTGGTGGCCGAGCTGGACCGCGGCGATCAGATCGTGCCGGCGGCGCTGCGGACCCGCCCGGACGTGGCGGTGCTGGACATCGGCCTGCCGGGGCTCGACGGGCTCAGCGCCGCGGAGGCGTTGCACGAGCAGTTGCCGGACTGCCGGACGCTGGTGCTGACCGGGATGAACCAGCCGGGGCACCTGTTGCGGGCGCTGTCCGCGCACGTCCGGGGGTTCATCGTGAAGAACGCCCCGGCCGAAACCCTGGCCGACGGCGTCCGGCGGGTCGCCGCGGGGGAGCGCGTGATCGACCCGGAACTGCTGGCGATGGCGCTGGAAACCGGTTCGAGCCCGTTGACCCCGCGCGAAACCGACGTCCTGCGTGCCGCCGACAGCGGTATCGCCACCGGCGAGATAGCCCGGCGGTTGTCGTTGTCCCCGGCGACCGTGCGGAACTACCTGTCCAACGCCATCGGCAAGGTCGGCGCGCGCAACCGGATCGACGCCATCCGCATCGCCAGGGACGCGGGCTGGCTGTAG
- a CDS encoding GreA/GreB family elongation factor yields the protein MPSTGSEQGGTQLSPAARERLEAELARLREQRAVNAPNFRDEDPIGDSADQADVIERAETTAFIDRRIREVTDLLTHGKSQTSAAKEGLLPGGTEVTLRFADGDEETMRVVDFADEATAPDASALTSDSPLGRALVGRKSGDTITYRTPGGDLSAEIVALKPPA from the coding sequence ATGCCCAGTACCGGAAGTGAACAGGGCGGTACACAACTCAGCCCCGCCGCCAGGGAGCGGCTGGAGGCGGAACTCGCGCGCCTGCGTGAGCAGCGCGCGGTGAACGCGCCCAACTTCCGGGACGAGGACCCGATCGGCGACAGCGCCGACCAGGCGGACGTGATCGAGCGCGCGGAGACCACCGCGTTCATCGACCGGCGCATCCGCGAGGTGACCGACCTGCTGACGCACGGCAAGAGCCAGACGTCAGCGGCCAAGGAAGGCCTGCTGCCGGGCGGGACCGAGGTGACCCTGCGCTTCGCCGACGGGGACGAGGAGACCATGCGGGTGGTCGACTTCGCCGATGAAGCCACCGCGCCGGACGCCTCCGCGCTGACCAGCGACAGCCCGTTGGGGCGGGCCCTGGTCGGCCGCAAGAGCGGCGACACGATCACGTACCGCACCCCGGGTGGCGACCTGAGCGCGGAGATCGTCGCGCTGAAGCCCCCGGCCTGA
- a CDS encoding DNA glycosylase AlkZ-like family protein — translation MDRRQAMRIRLAAHGLVSRDSDLLTAAGRVGVQQTPPGSAEQALSLRVRELSGVRDLVQLWSMRGAPHVMPFADAGIFTEGLRPDDEASCRHFIRGAGDHLDRFGLSATALVDLVLEAIPSVLRGRELTKDELGVELAAALPSPPGWTEPDGLRQNTYGESLVRFGLYVAALHGTFCFTRNSRFTLLAEPVPPREDAGEELVRRYVRCFGPTTVTEFASWAGVSPDFARRSWERVAPELSEVDYNGRSGWVLDPVDAEVRGVLLLPPYDPLLALRDKGALVEDTAMQRKVWRTTANPGVILHNGVFAGLWRPRKQGRRLTVRIEAVRKLPKRAVESEAEAMGPIRGATSVAIDWQAGDHGDLGAASES, via the coding sequence ATGGACCGGCGGCAGGCGATGCGGATCCGGCTCGCGGCACACGGCCTGGTGTCGCGCGACTCCGACCTGCTGACCGCCGCCGGACGCGTCGGTGTCCAGCAGACGCCGCCCGGGTCGGCGGAGCAGGCTTTGTCCCTGCGGGTTCGCGAGCTGTCCGGCGTGCGGGACCTGGTGCAGTTGTGGAGCATGCGGGGTGCGCCGCACGTGATGCCGTTCGCCGACGCGGGGATCTTCACCGAGGGCCTGCGGCCGGACGACGAGGCGTCCTGCCGTCACTTCATCCGCGGCGCCGGGGACCACCTCGATCGCTTCGGCCTTTCGGCCACCGCGTTGGTGGACTTGGTGCTGGAGGCGATTCCGTCGGTGCTGCGGGGCCGGGAGCTGACCAAGGACGAGCTGGGCGTCGAACTCGCGGCCGCGTTGCCGTCGCCGCCGGGCTGGACCGAGCCCGACGGGCTGCGGCAGAACACCTACGGCGAAAGCCTGGTGCGGTTCGGCCTCTACGTCGCCGCGTTGCACGGCACGTTCTGCTTCACGCGAAATTCGCGGTTCACGCTGCTGGCGGAACCGGTGCCGCCGCGCGAGGACGCCGGGGAGGAGCTGGTGCGCCGGTACGTCCGCTGCTTCGGTCCCACCACCGTGACGGAATTTGCTTCCTGGGCCGGGGTTTCCCCGGATTTCGCGCGTCGCTCGTGGGAGCGGGTGGCGCCGGAACTGTCCGAAGTGGACTACAACGGCCGGTCCGGCTGGGTGCTGGATCCCGTCGATGCCGAGGTCCGCGGTGTGCTCCTGCTTCCGCCGTACGATCCGCTGCTCGCGCTCCGGGACAAGGGCGCACTGGTCGAGGACACCGCGATGCAGCGGAAGGTGTGGCGCACCACGGCGAATCCGGGCGTGATCCTGCACAACGGCGTCTTCGCCGGGCTTTGGCGTCCGCGCAAGCAGGGCCGTCGGCTGACCGTGCGCATCGAGGCCGTGCGGAAGCTGCCGAAGCGCGCGGTCGAGTCGGAGGCCGAGGCAATGGGCCCGATTCGGGGCGCCACCTCGGTCGCGATCGACTGGCAGGCTGGGGATCATGGCGACCTGGGGGCTGCTTCGGAATCCTGA
- a CDS encoding (2Fe-2S)-binding protein, producing the protein MPNYTFSVNGKTVTVDAPADLPLLWALRDKLGVKGPKYGCGIDVCKACTSHLDGEAINPCVTPLAEVEGREVTTIEGLADGDKLHPVQEAWLELDVAQCGYCQPGQIMATVALLKKNPNPTDAEIDEIENVCRCGTYFRIREAIKRAAAK; encoded by the coding sequence GTGCCCAACTACACCTTTTCCGTGAACGGGAAGACCGTCACCGTCGACGCCCCGGCCGACCTGCCCCTGCTGTGGGCGCTGCGGGACAAGCTCGGCGTGAAGGGCCCGAAGTACGGCTGCGGCATCGACGTCTGCAAGGCGTGCACCAGTCACCTCGACGGCGAGGCGATCAACCCGTGCGTGACCCCGCTCGCCGAGGTGGAGGGTCGCGAGGTCACCACGATCGAGGGGCTCGCCGACGGCGACAAACTGCACCCGGTGCAGGAAGCCTGGTTGGAGCTGGACGTGGCGCAGTGCGGTTACTGCCAGCCCGGCCAGATCATGGCCACCGTCGCGCTGCTGAAGAAGAACCCGAACCCGACCGACGCCGAGATCGACGAGATCGAGAACGTCTGCCGCTGCGGCACCTACTTCCGGATCAGGGAGGCCATCAAACGCGCGGCGGCGAAGTGA
- a CDS encoding TetR/AcrR family transcriptional regulator — MSTPGWPVAGKSPAILAAFTRSVAERGYDGTNFGDIAGELGISKGTIVHHFGTKDRLLAALHESYMQRRLAEARRIVDRLGTPPERLAGLLFAFMLYQVHDRAATVAFQREIARLAEHESMAEGVRLREEYLALVRSVLAAGQDTGEFREGDFRLRSLLMFGSAQWAWTWFDPAGPDSAEQVGACFADLVLGGLLTRPEQLAALTSLDGPVLATVRDCLA; from the coding sequence ATGAGCACCCCGGGATGGCCGGTCGCTGGCAAGTCACCGGCCATCCTGGCCGCCTTCACCCGCAGCGTCGCCGAACGTGGCTACGACGGCACGAACTTCGGGGACATCGCCGGTGAGCTGGGCATTTCCAAGGGCACCATCGTGCACCACTTCGGCACGAAGGACCGCCTGCTCGCCGCGCTGCACGAGTCGTACATGCAGCGGCGCCTCGCCGAGGCGCGGCGCATCGTCGATCGGCTGGGCACCCCGCCCGAGCGACTGGCCGGGCTGCTGTTCGCGTTCATGCTCTACCAGGTGCACGACCGGGCGGCCACGGTCGCCTTCCAGCGTGAGATCGCCCGGCTGGCCGAACACGAGTCGATGGCCGAAGGGGTGCGGCTCCGGGAGGAGTACCTGGCGCTGGTGCGGTCGGTCCTGGCCGCCGGCCAGGACACGGGTGAGTTCCGCGAGGGTGATTTCCGTCTCCGGAGCCTGTTGATGTTCGGCTCCGCGCAGTGGGCGTGGACCTGGTTCGACCCGGCCGGTCCGGACAGCGCCGAACAGGTCGGGGCCTGCTTCGCGGACCTGGTACTGGGCGGTTTGCTCACCCGGCCGGAGCAGTTGGCCGCACTGACCTCTTTGGACGGACCGGTGCTGGCGACGGTCCGCGACTGCCTGGCGTGA
- a CDS encoding Tex family protein has product MATSSGTVSIERKIAEELGVAERQVTAAVGLLDGGSTVPFIARYRKEVTGMLDDTQLRTLEDRLRYLRELEDRRTAVLDSIRSQGKLDEALEAQILAADSKARLEDIYLPYKPKRRTKAQIAREAGLEPLADGLLSQPETDPQAAAAAFVDADKGVADAQAALDGARAILVERFAEDADLLGELREKMWTGGRLSSKVRQGKEEEGAKFADYFDFSEPYTKLPSHRILAMFRGEKEEILDLTMEPDETPEGEVIAGPGEFEVRIAQRFGVADKGRAADSWLLGCVRWAWRTKILLHLGIDLRMRLRQSAEDDAVAVFAANLRDLLLAAPAGSRATMGLDPGFRTGVKVAVVDATGKVVAHDTIYPHQPANRWDEALAKLAKLAHAHNVELIAIGNGTASRETDKLAGDLIKKFSELKLTKVMVSEAGASVYSASAFAAQELPSLDVSIRGAVSIARRLQDPLAELVKIDPKSIGVGQYQHDLSEISLSRSLDAVVEDCVNGVGVDVNTASAPLLTRVSGIGSSLADSIVAHRDQHGPFRSRTALKDVARLGPKAFEQCAGFLRIPGGDDPLDSSAVHPEAYPVVRRILSATGKELPALIGNSPVLKQLDARKFVDDTFGLPTVTDILTELDKPGRDPRPAFKTATFADGVDKLSDLKPGMTLEGVVTNVAAFGAFVDVGVHQDGLVHVSAMSKNFVKDPREVAKPGDIVRVKVLDVDVPRKRISLTLRLDDEPTPGGRTERGSNERRQQQPRRQGGGGGGGQRRGGNDRGGNNRGGNSGGGGALADALKRAGYR; this is encoded by the coding sequence TTGGCTACTTCCAGTGGCACGGTCAGCATCGAGCGCAAGATCGCCGAGGAGCTCGGCGTGGCGGAGCGGCAGGTCACCGCCGCGGTGGGGCTGCTCGACGGCGGTTCGACGGTGCCGTTCATCGCGCGGTACCGCAAAGAGGTCACCGGCATGCTGGACGACACCCAGCTCCGGACCCTCGAGGACCGCCTCCGCTACCTCCGCGAGCTGGAGGACCGCCGCACCGCGGTGCTCGACTCGATCCGCTCGCAGGGCAAGCTCGACGAGGCGCTCGAGGCGCAGATCCTCGCCGCCGACTCGAAGGCGCGCCTGGAGGACATCTACCTCCCGTACAAGCCCAAGCGCCGCACCAAGGCCCAGATCGCGCGCGAGGCCGGGCTCGAGCCGCTGGCCGACGGCCTGCTCAGCCAGCCGGAGACCGATCCGCAGGCCGCCGCGGCCGCCTTCGTCGACGCCGACAAGGGCGTCGCCGACGCGCAGGCCGCGCTGGACGGGGCGCGCGCGATCCTGGTCGAGCGCTTCGCCGAGGACGCGGACCTGCTCGGCGAGCTGCGCGAGAAGATGTGGACCGGCGGCCGCCTCAGCTCGAAGGTGCGCCAGGGCAAGGAGGAAGAGGGCGCCAAGTTCGCCGACTACTTCGACTTCTCCGAGCCGTACACCAAGCTCCCCTCGCACCGCATCCTCGCCATGTTCCGCGGTGAGAAGGAGGAGATCCTCGACCTCACCATGGAGCCGGACGAGACCCCGGAGGGCGAGGTCATCGCCGGGCCCGGCGAGTTCGAGGTGCGGATCGCGCAGCGCTTCGGCGTCGCGGACAAGGGGCGCGCGGCCGACAGCTGGCTGCTCGGCTGCGTCCGCTGGGCGTGGCGCACGAAGATCCTCCTGCACCTGGGCATCGACCTGCGGATGCGGTTGCGCCAGTCGGCCGAGGACGACGCCGTGGCGGTGTTCGCCGCCAACCTGCGCGACCTGCTGCTCGCCGCGCCGGCCGGCAGCCGCGCCACGATGGGCCTCGACCCCGGCTTCCGCACCGGGGTGAAGGTGGCCGTGGTCGACGCGACCGGCAAGGTGGTCGCCCACGACACCATCTACCCGCACCAGCCGGCCAACCGCTGGGACGAGGCGCTGGCCAAGCTCGCCAAGCTGGCGCACGCGCACAACGTCGAACTGATCGCCATCGGCAACGGCACTGCCTCGCGCGAGACCGACAAGCTGGCCGGCGACCTGATCAAGAAGTTCAGCGAGCTCAAGCTGACCAAGGTGATGGTCTCCGAGGCGGGCGCTTCGGTGTACTCGGCGTCGGCCTTCGCCGCGCAGGAACTGCCTTCGCTGGACGTGTCCATCCGTGGCGCGGTGTCCATCGCGCGCCGCCTGCAGGACCCGCTGGCCGAGCTGGTCAAGATCGACCCGAAGTCCATCGGCGTCGGGCAGTACCAGCACGACCTGTCCGAGATCTCGCTGTCGCGCTCGCTCGACGCGGTGGTCGAGGACTGCGTGAACGGCGTCGGCGTGGACGTCAACACCGCGTCCGCGCCGCTGCTCACGCGCGTGTCCGGGATCGGCTCCAGCCTCGCCGACAGCATCGTCGCGCACCGCGACCAGCACGGGCCCTTCCGCTCGCGCACCGCGCTCAAGGACGTGGCACGCCTGGGGCCGAAGGCCTTCGAGCAGTGCGCCGGCTTCCTCCGGATCCCCGGCGGGGACGACCCGCTCGACAGCTCGGCGGTGCACCCCGAGGCCTATCCGGTGGTCCGCCGCATCCTGTCGGCCACCGGCAAGGAGCTGCCCGCGCTGATCGGCAACTCGCCGGTGCTCAAGCAGCTCGACGCGCGGAAGTTCGTCGACGACACCTTCGGCCTGCCGACGGTCACCGACATCCTGACCGAGCTGGACAAGCCGGGCCGCGACCCGCGCCCGGCGTTCAAGACCGCCACCTTCGCCGACGGGGTGGACAAGCTGTCCGACCTGAAGCCGGGGATGACGCTGGAAGGCGTGGTCACCAACGTCGCGGCGTTCGGTGCCTTCGTCGACGTCGGTGTGCACCAGGACGGCTTGGTACACGTCTCGGCGATGTCGAAGAACTTCGTGAAGGACCCGCGCGAGGTGGCCAAGCCCGGTGACATCGTGCGGGTGAAGGTGCTCGACGTGGACGTGCCGCGCAAGCGCATCTCGCTCACGCTGCGCCTGGACGACGAGCCCACCCCGGGCGGCCGTACCGAACGCGGCTCGAACGAACGCCGTCAGCAGCAGCCGCGGCGTCAGGGCGGCGGCGGTGGTGGTGGCCAGCGACGCGGTGGCAACGACCGCGGCGGCAACAACCGCGGTGGCAACAGCGGTGGTGGCGGCGCACTGGCCGACGCGCTCAAGCGCGCCGGCTACCGCTGA
- a CDS encoding MFS transporter has product MATWGLLRNPDFRSFWTADLLSQFGTRVAFLGVPLLATTTLNASATQVALLRALETSAYLVLGLQAGAWCDRLRVRPVLIIADLGRALLIASVPVCAAFGVLTLWQLFAVVLLTGLLTVFFDVAHQTYLPRLVDRDDLLEGNAKLQTNMSMAAVAAPTASGFLVQWLGAPAALGATALGYLSSAGWLARIRARETRPVVAKRKLRTEIGEGLRLVFRHPVLRALALSGASISVFQSMHIASSVVFLIRDIGLDPGAVGLLGTLGLTGALTGAFSARRLASALGHARALWLTTLLLGLASLLYPLTTPGWGLVFWCLAGFGTAFGVIVVNVLQLTYQQLTVPEDLLGRANATVRFLALGMVPMGSVAAAALTPFIGLRATLWTAALGMLLSAGWVIFSPLRSGERTPSNTRTG; this is encoded by the coding sequence ATGGCGACCTGGGGGCTGCTTCGGAATCCTGATTTCCGGTCCTTCTGGACCGCGGACCTGCTGAGCCAGTTCGGCACGCGCGTGGCGTTCCTCGGCGTGCCGTTGCTGGCGACCACCACGTTGAACGCCAGCGCCACGCAGGTGGCCCTGCTGCGGGCCCTGGAAACCAGCGCGTACCTGGTGCTGGGCCTGCAAGCGGGCGCGTGGTGCGATCGGCTGCGCGTCCGGCCGGTGCTGATCATCGCCGACCTCGGGCGGGCGCTGCTCATCGCGTCGGTGCCGGTGTGCGCGGCGTTCGGCGTGCTCACGTTGTGGCAGCTGTTCGCCGTGGTCCTGCTGACCGGGTTGCTCACCGTGTTCTTCGACGTCGCGCACCAGACCTACCTCCCCCGGCTGGTCGACCGCGACGACCTGCTCGAAGGCAACGCGAAGCTGCAGACGAACATGTCGATGGCGGCCGTCGCCGCCCCCACCGCGAGCGGGTTCCTCGTGCAGTGGCTCGGCGCGCCCGCGGCGCTGGGCGCCACCGCGCTCGGCTACCTGTCCTCGGCGGGCTGGCTCGCCCGGATCCGCGCGCGCGAAACCCGCCCGGTGGTGGCGAAACGCAAGCTGCGCACGGAAATCGGGGAAGGCCTGCGCCTGGTCTTCCGGCACCCGGTCCTCCGCGCCCTGGCGTTGAGCGGCGCGTCGATCTCGGTGTTCCAGTCGATGCACATCGCGAGTTCGGTGGTGTTCCTGATCCGCGACATCGGCCTCGACCCCGGCGCGGTCGGTCTCCTCGGCACCCTCGGCCTGACCGGCGCGCTCACCGGCGCCTTCAGCGCGCGGCGCCTCGCGAGCGCCCTCGGGCACGCACGCGCCCTGTGGCTCACGACGCTGCTGCTGGGGCTCGCCTCGCTGCTCTACCCCCTGACCACGCCCGGGTGGGGCCTCGTTTTCTGGTGCCTGGCCGGTTTCGGCACGGCGTTCGGGGTCATCGTGGTCAACGTCCTGCAGTTGACCTACCAGCAGCTGACCGTGCCGGAGGACCTGCTCGGGCGGGCCAACGCCACCGTGCGGTTCCTCGCGCTCGGCATGGTGCCGATGGGCAGTGTCGCCGCCGCGGCGCTCACCCCGTTCATCGGCCTTCGCGCGACCCTGTGGACAGCGGCGCTCGGCATGCTCCTGTCCGCGGGCTGGGTGATCTTCTCGCCGTTGCGCTCGGGCGAACGGACGCCGAGCAACACCCGAACGGGGTAA
- a CDS encoding xanthine dehydrogenase family protein molybdopterin-binding subunit: MATPTTNESGQETGSGFGRRGFLAFLVAAPTLTIAADVAIDQPAEAQIPSLPGPADIVDLGDVLILAGTPTAHMLVLEVAEDGRIRLQLPRAEVGQGITTAVAMLVAEELGVPLSQVEVPLSDARSELLFNQLTGGSNTIRSVYGPVRAAAAAARARLVTAAAEKFGGDAAKYTVRSGSVVAPDGRKATFGSLTTAAAKVQRAAVGTEPKAESEHQLVGKPTSRIDALAMVTGKKQYTLDLDVPGALPTVLKRPPTIRGTVKSFDDSVARGMPGVVDIVAIDSGVAVIAETFGQAINAKDQLKVTWNKGTVDDLSDADIKKKLRAAALPFAVPPLLTQHVDAEFDFAFVSHAPLETNSAIADVRADRAEIWSALKSPVVAKQTIAAEIGLPENKVTVHVVQGGGSFGRRLFFDGALEAAKVSKKAGRPVKLMWTRIDDMRHGRARAATHHKVRATFALGNVLTYEHRVASVETDFRHGLGEILTATAASLPVAGNLSFAQTVFLTTVKVPYNFGVVTELLNEVALPMNTASWRSVYSATTRGAEEIVVDEIAKKLGKDPYQFRRASLKDDKQRAVLDKVAEAGQWGKKLPAGFAQGIAFHEEYKSRTACLVEIDARNPKKPRVTKATIAVDVGKPINPRGLEAQMLGGLTDGIATVLTAGLHLDKGLPLEGSYSQFHYARQKDIPQDVQVFVMPANGEPGGAGELGLPAAVGAVANAYARATGTQPRSFPINFDVDFDPFPR; encoded by the coding sequence ATGGCTACCCCCACCACGAACGAAAGCGGCCAGGAGACGGGCTCGGGCTTCGGCCGGCGCGGTTTCCTGGCCTTCCTGGTCGCCGCGCCGACCCTGACCATCGCCGCCGACGTCGCGATCGACCAGCCGGCCGAGGCGCAGATCCCCAGCCTGCCCGGCCCGGCCGACATCGTCGACCTCGGTGACGTGCTCATCCTGGCCGGCACCCCGACCGCGCACATGCTCGTCCTCGAAGTCGCCGAGGACGGCCGGATCCGGTTGCAGCTCCCCCGCGCCGAGGTCGGCCAGGGCATCACCACCGCGGTGGCGATGCTGGTCGCCGAGGAGCTCGGCGTTCCACTGTCCCAAGTGGAGGTTCCGCTCTCCGACGCGCGCTCGGAACTGTTGTTCAACCAGTTGACCGGTGGTTCGAACACCATCCGCTCGGTCTACGGCCCGGTGCGCGCCGCCGCCGCGGCCGCCCGCGCCAGGCTGGTCACCGCGGCCGCCGAGAAGTTCGGCGGTGACGCGGCGAAGTACACCGTGCGCAGCGGTTCGGTGGTGGCGCCGGACGGCCGGAAGGCCACCTTCGGCTCGCTCACCACCGCCGCGGCCAAGGTGCAGCGGGCCGCGGTGGGCACCGAGCCCAAGGCCGAGTCCGAGCACCAGCTGGTCGGCAAGCCCACCTCGCGCATCGACGCGCTCGCCATGGTCACCGGCAAGAAGCAGTACACATTGGACCTGGACGTGCCCGGCGCGCTGCCGACCGTGCTCAAGCGGCCGCCGACGATCCGCGGCACGGTCAAGTCCTTCGACGACTCGGTGGCCCGCGGCATGCCGGGCGTGGTGGACATCGTGGCCATCGACAGCGGGGTCGCGGTCATCGCGGAGACCTTCGGCCAGGCCATCAACGCCAAGGACCAGCTCAAGGTCACCTGGAACAAGGGCACCGTCGACGACCTGTCCGACGCCGACATCAAGAAGAAGCTGCGCGCCGCCGCGCTGCCGTTCGCCGTGCCGCCGCTGCTCACCCAGCACGTGGACGCCGAGTTCGACTTCGCCTTCGTCAGCCACGCGCCGCTGGAGACCAACTCCGCGATCGCCGACGTGCGCGCCGACCGCGCCGAGATCTGGTCCGCGCTGAAGTCACCGGTGGTGGCCAAGCAGACCATCGCGGCCGAGATCGGGTTGCCGGAGAACAAGGTCACCGTGCACGTGGTGCAGGGCGGCGGTTCGTTCGGCCGACGACTGTTCTTCGACGGCGCACTCGAAGCCGCCAAGGTGTCGAAGAAGGCGGGCCGCCCGGTCAAGCTGATGTGGACCCGCATCGACGACATGCGCCACGGCCGCGCCCGCGCCGCCACCCACCACAAGGTGCGCGCCACCTTCGCGCTGGGCAACGTGCTCACCTACGAGCACCGGGTGGCCAGCGTCGAGACCGACTTCCGGCACGGCCTCGGCGAGATCCTCACCGCGACCGCGGCGAGTCTGCCGGTGGCCGGCAACCTCAGCTTCGCGCAGACGGTCTTCCTCACCACGGTCAAGGTGCCCTACAACTTCGGCGTGGTCACCGAGTTGCTCAACGAGGTGGCGTTGCCGATGAACACCGCGAGCTGGCGGTCGGTGTACTCGGCCACCACGCGCGGCGCCGAGGAGATCGTGGTCGACGAGATCGCGAAGAAGCTCGGCAAGGACCCGTACCAGTTCCGGCGCGCGTCGCTCAAGGACGACAAGCAGCGCGCGGTGCTGGACAAGGTCGCCGAAGCCGGTCAGTGGGGCAAGAAGCTGCCCGCCGGGTTCGCGCAGGGCATCGCCTTCCACGAGGAGTACAAGTCGCGCACCGCGTGTCTGGTCGAGATCGACGCGCGCAATCCGAAGAAGCCGCGCGTCACCAAGGCCACCATCGCGGTCGACGTGGGCAAGCCGATCAACCCGCGCGGGCTGGAGGCGCAGATGCTCGGCGGCCTCACCGATGGGATCGCCACCGTGCTCACCGCGGGCCTGCACCTGGACAAGGGACTGCCGCTGGAAGGCAGTTACTCGCAGTTCCACTACGCGCGGCAGAAGGACATCCCGCAGGACGTGCAGGTCTTCGTGATGCCGGCGAACGGGGAGCCGGGCGGCGCCGGGGAACTGGGGCTGCCCGCCGCGGTCGGCGCGGTGGCCAACGCCTACGCCAGGGCGACCGGCACCCAGCCGCGCAGCTTCCCGATCAACTTCGACGTCGACTTCGACCCGTTCCCCCGCTGA